From Lolium perenne isolate Kyuss_39 chromosome 5, Kyuss_2.0, whole genome shotgun sequence, a single genomic window includes:
- the LOC127299476 gene encoding uncharacterized protein, translated as MAAMTEKRAKSAVTGTPPHHSSSVGTKAIPNYLRPSTGSCHDACKHGGHHEFEEKEAAKPKPRPRKQPSAPDEQKRRLMKVRSVSRRRVGDLSRPTRDSTEAVGEIVEWKDIVAYDAVPVPADGKKKRDMMKGKNPCAKTTEPEVGVKKQTESLNKRLAKTVRSTLTGKTSTNPQAANEARASKASPSDKSMAGKSRKAPKANNTSTTLPVEKKVVLLQETAKGDATASVKPGKTLNPPDLQEHAAAIAESSRPIPAHRRAKSMSISSRSVRFPFMRQPSKKNSDTFKLRSKSTKAPILPSEEEKPPTRLRFRKGRAAGEESSGGIQLRLRSLRRRGSGVSGGVAGAGFVVPEVTLRHQKTLEKKKSRRLYNNLIEETATKLAKNKKSRVKSLVGAFETLISKIGK; from the coding sequence ATGGCAGCCATGACTGAAAAACGCGCCAAGTCGGCGGTAACTGGGACGCCTCCTCACCATAGCAGCAGCGTCGGAACAAAGGCCATCCCCAACTACCTCAGGCCATCAACCGGCTCGTGCCATGATGCCTGCAAGCACGGCGGACACCACGAGTTCGAGGAGAAAGAGGCTGCAAAGCCCAAACCGAGACCTCGGAAGCAGCCATCGGCTCCGGATGAACAGAAGAGGAGGCTGATGAAGGTGCGCTCGGTGTCGCGGAGGCGCGTCGGAGATCTCAGCAGACCCACCAGGGACAGCACGGAGGCTGTCGGCGAGATCGTGGAGTGGAAGGACATTGTGGCCTACGATGCAGTTCCAGTTCCAGCTgatgggaagaagaagagggataTGATGAAGGGGAAAAACCCATGTGCCAAGACCACTGAACCGGAGGTTGGTGTGAAGAAGCAAACTGAATCGCTGAACAAGAGGCTAGCTAAGACCGTCAGGTCGACCCTGACAGGGAAGACCTCGACGAACCCTCAGGCCGCTAATGAAGCAAGAGCAAGCAAGGCTTCGCCTTCCGACAAGAGCATGGCTGGAAAGAGCAGAAAGGCTCCCAAAGCGAACAACACTAGTACGACATTGCCCGTCGAAAAGAAGGTTGTGCTTCTTCAAGAAACGGCCAAGGGCGATGCAACTGCTAGTGTTAAACCAGGGAAAACACTCAATCCTCCTGACCTACAAGAGCACGCTGCTGCTATTGCTGAATCTAGCAGGCCCATCCCGGCGCACCGAAGGGCCAAGAGCATGAGCATCAGCAGCCGATCGGTGCGTTTCCCGTTCATGCGACAACCGAGCAAGAAGAACTCGGACACCTTCAAGCTGCGCTCCAAGAGCACCAAAGCACCAATCCTTCCATCTGAAGAAGAGAAGCCGCCGACACGGCTCAGGTTCAGAAAGGGGAGAGCAGCAGGCGAGGAATCCAGCGGCGGCATCCAACTCAGGCTCAGGAGCCTTCGGCGGCGAGGGAGCGGCGTCTCAGGTGGCGTGGCAGGCGCCGGTTTCGTCGTGCCAGAGGTGACGCTGAGGCACCAGAAGACGCTGGAGAAGAAGAAGAGCCGAAGGCTGTACAACAACCTGATCGAGGAGACGGCGACCAAGCTCGCCAAGAACAAGAAGAGCAGGGTCAAGTCCTTGGTTGGGGCTTTCGAGACTCTCATCTCCAAGATCGGAAAGTAG
- the LOC127299477 gene encoding protein cornichon homolog 2, producing the protein MSVELVLWLFSFASVMALVGLTAYQLICLSDLEFDYINPYDSSSRINAVVIIEYALQGVLCAAFLLTLNWFPFLVMAPVTYYHVKLYMKRKHLVDVTEIFRQLHGEKKYRMIKLAFYFGLFIITIYRLVMTAVLLFIDEDANLVETRTI; encoded by the exons ATGTCTGTGGAACTCGTTCTCTGGCTCTTCTCCTTCGCCTCCGTGATGGCCCTCGTCGGCCTCACCGCCTACCAG CTTATCTGTTTATCCGATTTGGAGTTTGACTATATCAATCCATATGATTCATCATCTCGCATCAACGCAGTGGTCATAATAGAATATGCACTCCAAGGGGTCCTGTGTGCTGCTTTCCTCTTGACGCTGAATTGGTTTCCTTTTCTAGTTATGGCTCCTGTGACATACTACCATGTGAAGCT GTATATGAAACGGAAGCATCTTGTTGATGTTACTGAGATATTCCGACAACTACATGGGGAGAAGAAGTACCGGATGATCAAACTCGCCTTCTACTTTGGCTTATTTATTATAACTATTTACAG GCTTGTCATGACTGCTGTGCTATTATTTATTGACGAGGATGCAAATCTGGTAGAAACTAGGACTATTTAG